The following coding sequences lie in one Bacillota bacterium genomic window:
- the der gene encoding ribosome biogenesis GTPase Der translates to MPKPIVAIVGRPNVGKSTLFNRITGGMVAIVEDVPGVTRDRLYRDAEWLGRQFTLVDTGGILFEDDNPMSLQIKRQAELAMDEADVIVFVLDARAGITPDDEAVAHILRRSKKPVVVAANKVDNFQKPANYYEFYELGLGEPIPISAAQGMNVGDLLDQVTAYFPAAPEEEYEEDVIKVAVIGRPNVGKSSLVNAILGEDRVIVSDVPGTTRDAIDTHFERDGRAYILIDTAGMRRKAKIDQPTERYSVIRALRAVDRSDVVLVVIDATVGVTEQDKKIAGYAHDAGKAAIIVVNKWDLLIKDDKTMNRFDKEIRDAMAFMQYAPTIYVSALTKQRVPKILELVDFVAEQYSMRITTSALNDVIREATQLNPPPTDKGRRLKILYVTQTQVKPPTFVFFVNEPELLHFSYRRYLENQLRQNFGFEGSPVRMIVRRREDEGGKR, encoded by the coding sequence ATGCCCAAACCGATTGTCGCCATCGTCGGTCGGCCGAATGTTGGCAAATCAACTCTCTTCAATCGAATCACGGGTGGAATGGTTGCCATTGTTGAAGACGTCCCGGGCGTCACCCGAGATCGTCTCTATCGGGATGCCGAGTGGCTTGGCCGGCAGTTCACCCTGGTGGACACGGGCGGAATCCTCTTTGAAGATGATAATCCTATGTCGCTGCAGATCAAGCGGCAGGCGGAATTGGCCATGGACGAAGCCGACGTGATCGTTTTTGTTCTCGATGCGCGGGCCGGTATCACCCCGGATGATGAAGCGGTCGCTCATATCTTAAGGCGTTCAAAAAAACCAGTCGTAGTGGCCGCCAACAAGGTGGACAACTTCCAAAAACCAGCAAACTATTACGAATTTTATGAATTGGGCCTGGGAGAGCCGATCCCGATTTCCGCAGCTCAGGGCATGAATGTCGGCGATCTGCTGGATCAGGTGACCGCTTACTTTCCCGCTGCGCCAGAGGAGGAGTACGAGGAAGACGTCATCAAGGTAGCGGTGATTGGCCGGCCGAATGTCGGCAAGTCGTCGCTGGTCAATGCGATTCTGGGCGAAGATCGCGTGATCGTCAGCGATGTGCCGGGAACGACCAGAGACGCCATCGACACTCATTTTGAGCGAGACGGCCGCGCGTACATTTTGATTGATACCGCGGGCATGAGGCGGAAAGCCAAAATTGACCAGCCGACAGAGCGCTACAGTGTGATCCGGGCGCTGCGTGCTGTTGACCGAAGTGATGTGGTGTTGGTGGTGATTGACGCTACTGTCGGTGTGACTGAGCAGGATAAAAAGATCGCGGGCTATGCCCACGACGCAGGAAAAGCCGCAATTATCGTCGTTAACAAGTGGGACTTGCTGATTAAAGATGATAAAACGATGAACCGGTTTGATAAGGAAATCCGAGACGCTATGGCCTTCATGCAGTATGCACCGACGATCTATGTTTCGGCACTGACTAAACAGCGAGTTCCCAAGATTCTGGAATTAGTGGACTTTGTTGCTGAACAGTACTCGATGCGCATTACAACCTCTGCCTTAAATGACGTGATCCGGGAAGCCACCCAATTGAATCCGCCGCCAACGGACAAAGGCCGGCGCTTAAAAATTCTCTACGTGACCCAAACTCAGGTGAAACCTCCAACCTTTGTCTTTTTTGTTAACGAACCCGAATTATTACATTTTTCTTACCGCCGGTATCTGGAAAATCAACTGCGCCAGAATTTTGGTTTCGAGGGTTCACCAGTCCGGATGATCGTTCGGCGTCGGGAAGATGAAGGGGGAAAAAGGTAA
- a CDS encoding homoserine dehydrogenase produces the protein MEKSVKIGLLGCGTVGSGVVMLLHQNGQHIAQRLGVPVEIKMILERDREKVTALGIEPARITTDAETILGDSEIDIVVEVMGGIEPARTFILEALHRGKNVVTANKDLIALHGKELFAAAQKHGRDLYFEASVGGGIPIILPLKQSLAANQIHMLMGIVNGTTNYILTKMSTEGRSFDEVLAEAQALGYAEADPTADVEGLDAARKLAILASIAFGSRVTFSDVYAEGITRITPQDIEYGRELGYVVKLLAIGKCDNGEVEVRVHPAFIPQKHPLASVNDVFNAIFIRGDFVGEIMHYGRGAGQKPTASAVVSDIMEVVRNLIHQNTGRISCTCLEHKRIKPIGEIRSKYYIRLQVKDRPGVLAGIAGVFGNQNVSLASVIQKRTEGTMAEIVLVTHEVQEENIQDALKILDGMSMVGAIQNVIRVEGGEF, from the coding sequence ATGGAGAAATCAGTGAAAATTGGTTTGCTGGGGTGTGGTACGGTTGGTTCGGGAGTAGTAATGCTGCTCCACCAGAATGGTCAGCACATCGCTCAGCGTCTCGGTGTACCGGTCGAGATCAAAATGATTCTGGAGCGGGACCGGGAGAAGGTCACTGCGCTGGGGATTGAACCAGCGAGAATAACTACCGATGCGGAAACTATTCTCGGCGATTCCGAGATTGATATTGTTGTGGAGGTAATGGGCGGAATCGAACCAGCCAGAACATTTATCCTGGAGGCCCTGCACCGGGGAAAGAACGTGGTCACAGCCAATAAGGACCTGATCGCCCTTCATGGCAAAGAATTATTCGCCGCGGCCCAGAAGCACGGGCGAGATCTGTACTTCGAGGCCAGTGTCGGTGGGGGAATCCCGATTATTCTGCCCTTGAAGCAAAGTCTGGCCGCCAATCAGATCCACATGTTAATGGGAATTGTGAATGGGACAACTAACTACATTCTGACCAAGATGTCTACTGAAGGCCGCTCATTTGACGAGGTTTTAGCCGAAGCGCAGGCCCTCGGTTATGCGGAGGCGGACCCTACTGCCGATGTAGAGGGATTGGATGCGGCCCGAAAACTGGCGATTCTGGCGTCAATCGCTTTTGGCAGCCGGGTGACTTTCTCCGACGTTTACGCTGAGGGGATTACCCGGATCACACCTCAGGATATCGAGTACGGCCGGGAATTAGGGTATGTCGTTAAACTGCTGGCCATCGGCAAGTGTGACAACGGCGAAGTTGAGGTCCGCGTGCACCCCGCTTTTATTCCGCAGAAACATCCCCTGGCCTCGGTGAATGACGTGTTCAATGCCATCTTTATCCGTGGCGATTTTGTTGGAGAGATTATGCACTATGGTCGGGGCGCCGGCCAGAAACCGACTGCCAGTGCGGTAGTGAGCGATATCATGGAAGTCGTCCGCAACCTGATACACCAGAATACAGGTCGGATATCGTGTACATGTCTGGAACATAAGCGTATTAAACCAATCGGTGAGATTAGGAGTAAATACTATATCCGGCTGCAGGTTAAAGACCGCCCCGGGGTGTTAGCAGGGATCGCCGGGGTGTTTGGTAACCAAAACGTCAGCCTGGCTTCAGTAATCCAGAAACGTACCGAGGGCACGATGGCCGAGATCGTGCTGGTGACCCACGAGGTCCAGGAAGAAAACATTCAGGATGCCTT
- a CDS encoding ACT domain-containing protein yields the protein MTLKRKEKEFYLVSRDILPEAIVKTIQVKEMLSRGEAETVNEAVERIGLSRSAFYKYKDGVFPFFDARLNNIITISLVLEHQAGVLSNVLNTVAEAQGNILTINQGIPLHGMANATLSIEADQLTVQVEELLTNLAYLKGVKKVELIGRS from the coding sequence GTGACGTTGAAAAGAAAGGAAAAGGAGTTCTATCTGGTCAGCCGGGACATTTTACCGGAAGCGATTGTCAAAACGATTCAGGTCAAGGAAATGTTGAGTCGGGGCGAAGCGGAAACAGTTAACGAGGCAGTTGAACGAATAGGTCTTTCCCGGAGTGCTTTTTACAAGTATAAAGATGGAGTGTTTCCTTTTTTTGACGCGCGGCTGAATAACATCATTACCATCAGTCTAGTATTGGAACATCAGGCCGGTGTCTTGTCCAATGTATTGAACACCGTAGCCGAAGCACAAGGTAATATCCTCACGATCAACCAGGGTATCCCGCTTCATGGCATGGCTAACGCTACCCTGTCCATCGAAGCCGACCAGTTAACTGTCCAGGTCGAAGAATTACTAACCAACCTGGCTTACCTGAAGGGGGTAAAAAAGGTAGAATTGATCGGACGCAGCTAA
- the plsY gene encoding glycerol-3-phosphate 1-O-acyltransferase PlsY translates to MSKLIVLLIAFLLGSIPFGLLVGRYLKGIDIRKYGSGNIGTTNAFRILGPKGGMMVLTGDILKGVVAVLLGRSYGGEVLAILAGLAAIAGHNWSIFLGFKGGRGVATGAGVILGLIPSVTLSLVVVWVVTLLLTRYVSLASIVAAVCTPLFMWIFTHSWAYLLFGFAAGAFVIYRHRPNIQRLRKGTEPRIGEGRTRLK, encoded by the coding sequence GTGTCCAAGCTCATTGTCTTGCTGATCGCTTTTTTGTTAGGGTCAATTCCTTTTGGTCTGCTGGTTGGCCGCTATTTGAAGGGTATTGATATCCGGAAATACGGCAGCGGAAACATTGGTACAACCAACGCCTTTCGGATTCTTGGTCCGAAAGGAGGGATGATGGTATTGACTGGGGACATCCTGAAAGGGGTGGTGGCAGTCTTGCTAGGTAGATCCTACGGCGGCGAAGTCCTAGCGATCCTGGCTGGACTGGCAGCGATAGCCGGGCACAACTGGTCAATTTTTCTGGGTTTTAAAGGGGGGCGTGGGGTAGCCACCGGCGCTGGGGTTATCCTCGGACTGATCCCCAGCGTTACTTTGAGTCTGGTGGTGGTCTGGGTGGTCACCCTGTTATTGACCCGCTATGTTTCGTTGGCCTCGATCGTCGCGGCGGTTTGTACTCCTTTGTTCATGTGGATCTTCACCCACTCCTGGGCTTACTTATTGTTTGGGTTTGCTGCGGGCGCCTTTGTGATCTACCGACATCGGCCCAATATTCAACGGCTCCGTAAGGGGACTGAGCCTCGGATCGGCGAAGGGCGAACCAGACTCAAATAA
- a CDS encoding DUF512 domain-containing protein — translation MSRPNEVPVAEIIGILPNSLAEEVGLEAGDRLLRVNRCQIRDLIDYQYACADEELALEVEKANGEKWLIEIEKDYDEELGVRFASATFDGLKRCRNKCVFCFVDQLPRGCRATLYDKDDDYRLSLLQGNFITLTNMGDKDFRRIIKLKLSPLYISVHTTDPGLRVKMLGNRAAGRIREQLEQLASAGIEMHTQIVLCPGLNDGEHLHQTVRDLAQFWPSVQSVAIVPVGLTQFRTGLYPLRLLRPPEARQLIEVVQTWQTAYRQRFGQAFVYLSDEIYLLAGEDFPPTEEYDDFPQTENGVGLARLFLDGFFALEAGLPRTVQPAKKVTVITGVLGEQVLSRVVSRLRKINGLQVDLRVAENRFFGPSITVTGLLTGGDLITMFEHNPPDPESEVIIPGVMLRQGETVFLDDLTVDDLSDRLGVKIRVAENTAKGLVETVLGPPDPGVGREHQRVRGRKILR, via the coding sequence ATGTCCAGACCAAATGAGGTACCGGTAGCTGAGATTATTGGTATTCTGCCGAATAGCCTGGCCGAAGAAGTTGGGCTTGAAGCAGGCGACCGGCTGCTGCGCGTGAACAGGTGCCAGATACGGGATTTGATTGATTACCAGTATGCCTGCGCCGATGAAGAACTGGCCCTCGAAGTGGAAAAGGCTAACGGAGAGAAATGGTTGATCGAAATCGAGAAAGATTACGATGAGGAGCTGGGGGTCCGGTTCGCCTCGGCGACCTTTGATGGGTTGAAACGCTGTCGAAACAAGTGTGTTTTCTGTTTTGTTGACCAGCTACCCCGCGGCTGTCGGGCTACTTTGTACGATAAGGATGATGATTACCGACTCTCGTTGCTCCAGGGTAACTTTATTACGTTAACCAATATGGGGGATAAGGATTTTCGACGGATTATCAAACTTAAACTGAGTCCTCTGTATATATCTGTGCATACTACAGACCCGGGTTTAAGGGTAAAAATGCTGGGGAACAGGGCAGCTGGCCGTATTAGGGAGCAGCTCGAGCAGCTTGCCAGTGCCGGGATTGAGATGCATACCCAGATCGTCCTGTGCCCGGGGCTAAACGACGGTGAGCACCTGCACCAGACAGTGCGCGATCTGGCTCAGTTCTGGCCATCTGTTCAGTCAGTGGCGATAGTCCCCGTGGGATTAACCCAGTTTCGCACGGGGCTGTATCCTCTGCGCCTACTGCGTCCGCCAGAGGCCAGGCAGTTGATTGAGGTTGTCCAGACCTGGCAGACGGCTTATCGTCAGCGCTTTGGACAGGCGTTTGTGTATTTATCGGATGAAATCTATCTCCTGGCTGGTGAGGATTTTCCGCCTACCGAAGAATATGATGATTTTCCTCAGACGGAAAACGGGGTTGGCCTGGCCCGTTTATTTCTCGATGGATTTTTCGCGCTTGAGGCTGGACTGCCCCGGACCGTTCAACCAGCGAAAAAAGTTACGGTGATTACCGGCGTGTTGGGGGAACAGGTACTGAGCCGCGTGGTGAGCCGGCTTAGGAAGATCAACGGCCTGCAGGTGGACCTGCGGGTTGCCGAAAATCGTTTCTTTGGCCCCAGTATAACGGTAACCGGTTTATTGACAGGTGGTGATCTGATCACTATGTTTGAACATAACCCGCCGGACCCTGAAAGTGAGGTGATTATTCCTGGGGTGATGCTGCGGCAAGGGGAAACAGTTTTCTTGGATGACCTGACTGTTGACGACTTAAGCGATCGGCTGGGGGTAAAGATCCGGGTGGCGGAAAACACCGCTAAGGGGCTGGTGGAAACGGTCTTGGGGCCGCCGGACCCTGGAGTAGGCCGCGAGCACCAACGAGTAAGAGGGCGAAAGATTTTGCGGTAG
- a CDS encoding ZIP family metal transporter, which translates to MNTILWATLMGLMAGGLGTISGGLITVWFGRLREGLLSVILGFSGGIMLSIICFDLIPEAIRVAGLPYGLLGLIGGAIMLTLVDLYIPHSHETAEDKKSHFIRAGILLAIGLTMHSLPEGLAVGTSFAVGHLLGLKLTLIIALQKFPEGMAIAAPLLLGGISRSRTVLYTFLAGLPMGPGALLGILIGGISPNILSVALGFAGGTMLFITCDSLIPDAHRLSQGHTATFGIVTGVIVGIIFSYLWPL; encoded by the coding sequence ATGAATACAATTCTGTGGGCAACTTTGATGGGTTTAATGGCGGGTGGACTCGGTACTATCTCCGGTGGCTTGATCACCGTCTGGTTTGGCCGCTTACGGGAAGGTTTATTAAGTGTGATCCTCGGATTTTCTGGTGGCATTATGCTCTCCATCATCTGCTTTGACCTGATCCCAGAAGCGATTCGGGTAGCCGGCCTACCCTATGGACTCTTGGGATTAATCGGGGGAGCGATCATGCTGACCCTGGTTGACCTGTACATCCCTCATTCACACGAAACCGCCGAAGATAAAAAATCGCACTTCATCAGAGCCGGCATCCTGCTGGCCATTGGTTTGACCATGCACTCGCTTCCAGAAGGGCTGGCAGTTGGGACCAGTTTCGCAGTAGGTCACCTTCTAGGTTTAAAATTAACTCTGATTATAGCTCTTCAGAAGTTCCCCGAAGGAATGGCCATCGCCGCCCCTCTGCTCCTGGGCGGCATTTCCCGCAGCAGAACCGTGCTGTATACTTTTCTGGCTGGACTGCCGATGGGTCCTGGCGCCCTGCTTGGCATTCTCATCGGCGGAATCTCTCCCAACATTCTGTCCGTCGCCCTAGGCTTTGCCGGTGGGACCATGCTGTTTATTACCTGTGATTCCCTGATCCCTGATGCTCATCGTCTCTCTCAGGGACATACAGCCACGTTTGGGATTGTGACCGGAGTAATTGTGGGAATTATTTTTTCCTATCTCTGGCCACTGTAA
- a CDS encoding DUF3189 family protein: MKIIYVCPTGVNSSLLAATLHLGGIGEPNSVCFNRWIKSLQEMNYRTQAVWRPIFRGYDEAGHEVYTLGVGDQAEVIARTVRCLLDIFELPASILLMVDVSQQNNFEIRLGGLLTRGLRMRALGRFFLNRGAEKIRLDLVKLVTAVKEELFS; this comes from the coding sequence ATGAAGATTATTTATGTCTGTCCCACTGGTGTTAACAGCTCGTTGTTAGCCGCCACTCTCCACCTGGGTGGCATTGGGGAGCCCAACTCAGTCTGCTTTAACCGCTGGATTAAGTCACTGCAAGAGATGAACTATCGAACTCAGGCAGTCTGGCGACCGATCTTCCGCGGATATGACGAAGCCGGCCATGAAGTCTACACCCTTGGGGTTGGTGATCAGGCAGAAGTTATTGCCAGGACGGTGAGATGTCTGTTAGATATTTTTGAACTCCCTGCTTCGATTTTATTAATGGTTGACGTTAGTCAGCAGAATAACTTTGAGATCCGCCTGGGTGGGTTATTAACAAGAGGACTTCGGATGAGAGCGTTGGGACGCTTTTTTTTGAACCGGGGCGCGGAAAAAATTCGGTTGGACCTGGTCAAACTGGTGACCGCTGTTAAGGAAGAACTGTTTTCTTGA
- a CDS encoding NAD(P)H-dependent glycerol-3-phosphate dehydrogenase, whose amino-acid sequence MKGKIAVLGAGSWGTALAVLLAKKGWLVWLWGRVEDGVEIIQHTRENQRFLPGVTIPSSVRVTADIAAALTGAELVVLSVPSQAVRGVIAQARPFISRGTIVVNTAKGIEINSLLRLTEVLKQELPASMHQQIAVLSGPSHAEEVSRDLPTAIVSAAHQRQVAEYVQDVFMTPRFRVYTNPDVIGVELGGALKNIIALSAGIADGLGYGDNSKAALITRGIREISRLGVAMGAEALTFAGLSGIGDLVVTCTSMHSRNRRAGIQLGQGKSLSEVLASIGMVVEGVETTRAAYRLAEKYGVEMPITNQTYRVLFYHLDPREAVDNLMLRLKTHEVEEVVRERKDW is encoded by the coding sequence ATGAAAGGGAAGATAGCTGTTCTCGGGGCGGGAAGCTGGGGGACGGCTCTCGCTGTTTTACTGGCAAAGAAAGGGTGGTTGGTTTGGCTGTGGGGCCGGGTGGAAGACGGCGTTGAGATTATCCAGCACACACGGGAAAACCAGCGCTTTCTGCCGGGGGTGACCATTCCCTCTTCGGTCAGAGTGACCGCAGATATAGCGGCGGCCTTGACTGGGGCGGAACTGGTGGTGTTATCAGTTCCATCCCAGGCGGTAAGAGGAGTTATTGCCCAGGCTCGACCTTTTATCAGTCGAGGGACGATTGTGGTTAACACAGCTAAGGGGATTGAAATAAATTCGCTGCTCCGACTGACGGAAGTGCTCAAACAAGAACTACCTGCATCCATGCATCAGCAAATTGCCGTTCTCTCCGGACCGAGTCACGCGGAAGAAGTGAGCCGAGATTTACCAACCGCCATTGTGTCGGCTGCTCATCAGCGTCAGGTGGCTGAGTATGTTCAGGATGTCTTTATGACGCCGCGCTTTCGCGTATATACCAATCCAGATGTTATCGGGGTAGAATTAGGGGGGGCGCTGAAGAATATCATTGCCCTGAGCGCCGGTATTGCTGATGGTTTGGGATATGGGGACAACAGCAAGGCGGCGCTGATTACGCGGGGGATTAGGGAAATATCTCGCCTGGGTGTGGCCATGGGGGCTGAGGCTTTAACTTTCGCCGGTTTATCCGGTATTGGGGACTTGGTGGTGACGTGTACCAGTATGCACAGCCGGAACCGACGCGCCGGGATTCAGCTTGGCCAGGGGAAGTCGCTCTCCGAAGTGTTGGCTAGCATCGGGATGGTTGTCGAGGGGGTCGAGACCACCCGGGCCGCGTACCGTCTAGCCGAGAAGTATGGAGTAGAGATGCCGATTACGAACCAGACTTACCGTGTGCTTTTTTATCATCTTGACCCGCGCGAAGCCGTGGATAATTTAATGCTTCGCCTGAAGACTCATGAAGTGGAAGAAGTGGTCCGCGAGCGCAAAGATTGGTAG